The following are encoded together in the Sinorhizobium terangae genome:
- a CDS encoding PDDEXK nuclease domain-containing protein, producing MLQLHLIQGDFQFFGQEHSYRSVDPLSHLHGRHEGWGTRVIDRLATDLRRDFPEMTGLSPRNLKYMRAFAEAFPDEQIVQQLVAQLPWGHNVKLIEALKSSEERLWYARQAVEHGWSRNVLVHQIESGLYQRQGKALTNFARTLPAPQSDLAQELIKDPYSFDFLALGPAMSERELEQGLLERLRSLILELGKGFAFVGSQHHLEVGGQDYYLDLLFYHLRLRCFVVVELKIEDFKPEFAGKMNFYLSAVDAQLRHESDAPSIGIILCKGKNEVIVEYALRDSTKPMGVAEYRLSAALPEPLQTELPTEAEFAREFPLMALVKLRIEVEREIRLLMADQTESERPLALGPMLTELQRLGLAHQSADRFRNALQTMNRAAHGLDVESADASEATEIATAFLAELRAIRDRRSS from the coding sequence ATGCTCCAGCTCCACCTGATCCAGGGTGACTTCCAATTCTTCGGCCAAGAGCATAGCTACCGAAGTGTAGATCCCCTGTCCCATCTCCACGGACGGCATGAAGGATGGGGCACGCGCGTCATCGATCGGCTCGCCACGGATCTTCGGCGCGATTTTCCCGAGATGACGGGGCTTTCGCCGCGGAACCTCAAATATATGCGCGCCTTTGCTGAGGCGTTTCCGGATGAACAAATCGTGCAACAACTTGTTGCACAATTGCCCTGGGGCCATAACGTCAAGCTCATCGAGGCGTTGAAAAGCTCCGAAGAGCGGCTCTGGTATGCTCGGCAAGCGGTAGAACATGGGTGGAGCCGCAATGTTCTCGTACATCAGATCGAAAGCGGCCTCTACCAGCGGCAGGGCAAGGCACTCACCAATTTCGCCCGGACACTACCTGCACCGCAATCCGATCTGGCGCAGGAGTTAATCAAAGATCCTTACAGCTTCGATTTTCTTGCCCTCGGTCCGGCAATGTCCGAGCGCGAACTTGAGCAAGGACTACTTGAGCGCCTACGCTCTCTCATTCTTGAGCTCGGTAAAGGCTTCGCATTCGTCGGCAGCCAGCATCATCTCGAGGTTGGTGGGCAGGACTATTATCTGGATCTTCTATTCTATCATTTGCGGCTGCGCTGTTTCGTCGTCGTAGAGCTGAAGATCGAGGACTTTAAGCCGGAGTTCGCTGGGAAGATGAACTTCTATCTTTCCGCGGTCGATGCCCAACTTCGACACGAGTCAGACGCCCCGAGCATCGGCATCATTCTGTGCAAAGGAAAGAATGAAGTGATCGTCGAATACGCGCTTCGAGACTCCACAAAGCCGATGGGCGTTGCGGAATATAGGCTCTCTGCCGCCCTCCCCGAGCCATTGCAGACAGAGCTACCGACAGAGGCGGAGTTTGCGCGGGAATTCCCGTTGATGGCGCTCGTGAAGCTACGCATAGAGGTTGAGCGTGAAATCCGACTACTGATGGCCGATCAGACCGAATCCGAGCGTCCGCTGGCTCTCGGACCGATGCTAACGGAACTGCAGCGACTCGGTTTGGCCCACCAAAGCGCAGATCGGTTCCGGAATGCTCTACAGACCATGAACCGCGCTGCGCACGGTTTGGATGTCGAATCCGCGGATGCGTCTGAGGCAACCGAAATTGCAACGGCATTCCTCGCGGAGCTCCGGGCGATCCGCGATAGACGATCATCGTGA
- a CDS encoding xanthine dehydrogenase family protein molybdopterin-binding subunit codes for MRKAGAAARIMLVNAAARGWGVAPETCSAEAGHVVHAASGRRAAYGSLIRAAASEAVPQEMPLKPASSFKLIGQSVRRLDSPEKVNGTAKFGIDARPQGVSYAAIAICPHFGGKLRAVEDGPAMAVKGVKQVVRIEDTVAVVADNTGAARKALAALSIEWEPGPNGTLSLVDLEKRAEEAIDGNALPHINEGDIAKAEAEHGPALEFVYRLPILTHSAMEPMNCTLHVRSDGCDVWVGTQVMGRARQAVADVTGLPLEKVVVHNHLLGGGFGRRLDVDGIILAAKIAKQVEGPVKVTWSREEDIRRDCYRYLNYSKVTATLGADGMPASWRHRVIGPAVMARWLPAFTRDGIDLDIMAGAETPYAIPNKYTDFVRHEAPEGMLTGNWRGVGATRNLPAIEGGIDELAHAAGVDPLEYRRRLLQHKPRLLAALDLAAEKAGWATALPPGKGRGIALSEDFGSFAAMISEMSVGEDGSLKTERIICAVDCGQVINPDTVEAQIQSGIIYGLSAALYGRITVQNGAVVEGNFDDSPVLRINETPKIEVHIVPSSEAPGGIGEVGTPGVAPSLLNAIFVATGKRLRSLPIDHNELRRA; via the coding sequence ATGCGCAAGGCGGGCGCTGCCGCCCGCATCATGCTGGTGAACGCTGCAGCGCGAGGCTGGGGCGTCGCGCCCGAGACGTGCAGTGCCGAGGCCGGGCATGTCGTTCACGCCGCAAGCGGCCGCCGCGCTGCCTATGGCAGTTTGATACGGGCTGCGGCATCCGAAGCCGTTCCACAGGAAATGCCACTGAAGCCTGCGTCCAGCTTCAAGCTGATCGGCCAGTCCGTCCGGCGCCTTGACAGTCCGGAAAAGGTCAACGGTACCGCGAAATTCGGCATCGACGCACGTCCGCAAGGCGTGTCTTACGCGGCGATCGCAATCTGTCCCCACTTCGGCGGCAAGCTGCGCGCGGTCGAAGACGGACCGGCAATGGCGGTGAAAGGCGTCAAACAAGTTGTCCGGATCGAGGATACTGTTGCCGTCGTGGCCGACAACACGGGTGCCGCACGAAAGGCGCTCGCTGCTCTCTCCATCGAATGGGAGCCAGGCCCGAATGGCACTCTTTCGCTGGTGGACTTGGAGAAGCGCGCGGAAGAGGCGATTGACGGCAACGCCCTGCCGCACATCAACGAGGGCGATATTGCAAAAGCCGAAGCCGAGCACGGACCTGCGCTGGAGTTCGTCTACCGCCTCCCGATCCTCACCCATTCGGCAATGGAGCCGATGAACTGCACGCTGCACGTTCGCAGCGATGGCTGTGACGTGTGGGTTGGTACGCAGGTCATGGGGCGAGCACGGCAAGCCGTCGCCGATGTGACCGGGCTTCCCTTAGAGAAGGTCGTTGTGCACAACCACCTGCTGGGTGGCGGTTTCGGGCGGCGGCTTGATGTCGACGGGATCATTTTGGCGGCGAAAATCGCAAAGCAGGTCGAGGGCCCCGTCAAGGTTACCTGGAGCCGCGAGGAGGACATCCGCCGCGACTGCTATCGTTACCTGAACTACAGCAAGGTCACGGCGACTCTGGGCGCCGACGGCATGCCCGCTTCCTGGCGTCACCGCGTCATCGGCCCTGCCGTCATGGCGCGCTGGCTGCCGGCCTTCACCCGCGATGGCATCGACCTCGACATCATGGCGGGGGCCGAAACCCCCTATGCGATCCCGAACAAATACACCGACTTCGTGCGCCATGAGGCACCGGAGGGCATGTTGACGGGCAACTGGCGCGGCGTCGGTGCCACACGCAACCTTCCTGCCATAGAAGGCGGCATCGACGAGTTGGCCCATGCCGCCGGCGTCGATCCGCTGGAATACCGCAGACGCCTGCTTCAGCATAAGCCGCGTCTCCTCGCCGCGCTCGATCTCGCGGCGGAGAAGGCCGGTTGGGCAACTGCTCTGCCCCCTGGGAAGGGAAGGGGCATCGCGCTTTCGGAGGATTTCGGCAGTTTCGCCGCGATGATCTCGGAAATGAGCGTCGGGGAGGACGGAAGCCTAAAGACCGAGCGCATCATCTGCGCCGTCGACTGCGGCCAGGTCATCAATCCGGACACGGTCGAAGCCCAGATACAGAGCGGCATCATTTACGGTCTGAGCGCCGCTCTCTATGGACGCATCACTGTCCAGAACGGCGCCGTCGTGGAGGGCAACTTCGACGATTCTCCCGTTCTAAGAATAAACGAGACGCCGAAGATAGAGGTTCACATCGTGCCAAGTTCCGAGGCGCCAGGCGGCATAGGAGAGGTCGGCACACCGGGCGTCGCCCCCTCGCTCCTCAATGCGATCTTTGTGGCAACCGGTAAGCGACTGCGGTCGCTCCCGATCGACCATAACGAATTGCGGAGGGCGTGA
- a CDS encoding Isoquinoline 1-oxidoreductase subunit, with the protein MIKRIFAIPLVAVLAATGIVAGMGSLQTYAEPSDGGALKSVSDFEAIADTGARSKAIFEEASRVITHPRCINCHPATRSPTQGEDMHPHVPLMNATESSLGPAGLVCSTCHGAENRPVVGSRMKSIPGNAHWSLAPASMAWQGLTVGDICRQVKDTNRNGNRSLADLIRHMGEDHLVGWAWHPGEGRSAPPGSQETFAALIDAWVSTGAECPD; encoded by the coding sequence ATGATCAAGCGGATTTTCGCCATCCCGCTCGTCGCCGTTCTCGCTGCGACCGGTATCGTTGCCGGTATGGGATCCCTGCAGACTTATGCTGAACCGTCGGATGGTGGAGCCCTCAAGTCCGTCTCCGACTTTGAGGCGATTGCGGACACCGGCGCGCGCTCGAAGGCCATCTTCGAGGAGGCAAGCCGTGTCATCACGCATCCGCGCTGCATCAACTGCCATCCGGCGACGCGCAGCCCGACGCAGGGTGAAGACATGCACCCGCATGTGCCGTTGATGAATGCCACCGAAAGCTCGCTGGGTCCGGCGGGACTTGTCTGCAGCACTTGCCACGGAGCCGAGAATCGTCCGGTGGTCGGCAGCCGCATGAAATCAATTCCGGGGAACGCGCACTGGTCATTGGCGCCGGCCAGCATGGCGTGGCAAGGATTGACGGTGGGTGATATCTGCCGGCAGGTGAAGGACACGAACCGGAACGGCAATCGGTCCCTTGCCGATCTCATCCGCCACATGGGTGAAGACCATCTGGTCGGCTGGGCCTGGCACCCTGGCGAAGGTCGCAGTGCTCCTCCCGGTTCGCAGGAGACGTTTGCCGCATTGATCGATGCCTGGGTCAGCACCGGTGCCGAATGTCCCGATTGA
- a CDS encoding peroxiredoxin-like family protein, translated as MSTSSVDRPLQPGVRAPDVVLDAISREGKVALNDFRGRSPLLIGLFRGLHCPFCRRHVAAMAQLKPALHEKGVECLAVVNTPVERARLYFRYHPMSDLLAASDPERASHRAFGLQEVGMETAMAIRVHLPRELPEPMDVMAMNEFLNRKEGYEITEADQRMMASGQAQLVGQFLLDRAGIVRWSFTEVLEEDYTFKAPNPKELMSAASQVAHQ; from the coding sequence ATGTCCACGAGTAGTGTCGACCGCCCGCTGCAGCCGGGCGTCCGGGCACCAGATGTTGTACTCGATGCCATCTCGCGCGAAGGCAAGGTCGCGCTCAATGATTTTCGAGGCCGTAGCCCGTTACTGATCGGTTTGTTTCGAGGCCTGCACTGTCCGTTCTGCCGGCGCCATGTCGCGGCGATGGCGCAGCTCAAACCGGCCCTGCATGAGAAAGGCGTCGAATGCCTGGCGGTGGTCAACACGCCGGTCGAACGCGCGCGGCTCTATTTCCGGTACCACCCGATGTCAGATCTTCTCGCGGCGTCCGACCCGGAGCGGGCCTCGCATCGTGCTTTCGGCTTGCAAGAGGTCGGGATGGAGACGGCCATGGCGATACGGGTCCATCTCCCGCGCGAGTTGCCCGAACCTATGGACGTTATGGCAATGAACGAGTTTCTCAACAGGAAGGAAGGATATGAGATTACGGAAGCCGATCAGCGGATGATGGCTTCCGGCCAGGCGCAGCTTGTCGGCCAGTTCCTACTGGACCGGGCGGGGATCGTACGCTGGAGCTTCACTGAAGTTCTGGAGGAGGACTATACATTCAAGGCACCGAATCCCAAGGAACTGATGTCGGCGGCTTCCCAAGTCGCACATCAATAG
- a CDS encoding type II toxin-antitoxin system RelB/DinJ family antitoxin, with translation MASNALVQTRIDAEVKERATAVLENMGLTVSDAVRILLTRTANEGALPLELFSHSEAHDAWFRAKVLRALEDTRPDVDDADADAHFRERRAAALGKAAAGDR, from the coding sequence ATGGCTTCAAATGCACTTGTTCAGACCCGGATCGATGCCGAGGTCAAAGAGCGCGCCACGGCGGTTTTAGAGAACATGGGTCTGACGGTCTCGGACGCTGTTCGAATCCTGTTAACTCGGACGGCGAATGAGGGCGCCCTACCGCTGGAACTCTTCAGTCACAGCGAGGCGCACGACGCTTGGTTCCGCGCCAAAGTGTTGCGGGCACTCGAGGATACCCGACCCGACGTCGACGATGCCGACGCCGATGCGCACTTTCGAGAGCGCCGGGCGGCAGCTTTGGGCAAGGCTGCGGCGGGTGATCGATGA
- a CDS encoding PAS domain-containing protein, whose translation MAQRARRRVEAASLVASWPLEALVTEKERSTSSGRCAAAAGKVDPIQAAKVVEELFGNGWAFDATGRWSYLPLFAQTTLGKTPDELNASVAEGDISWKQLLHPDEYEAVAEKWRHCLRTGEMFNAEFRIRRKSGFAWARSAARAVFDERGQITGWYGTSIDIDVHRRTAAALQERENSLSHLVDLVPCHLWRLNADGEPTFMNKRMVDYVGWDITAADEPDKPRLDAIFDTIHPDDADGVRPHLAKVWPRDRALGDVIACGAQTWSFAGSQFTPSR comes from the coding sequence GTGGCCCAGCGAGCTCGACGACGAGTAGAAGCAGCCTCACTTGTCGCGTCGTGGCCCCTAGAAGCCCTTGTAACGGAAAAGGAACGATCGACGTCGTCCGGGCGCTGCGCTGCGGCAGCCGGCAAAGTTGATCCGATCCAGGCCGCGAAAGTTGTCGAAGAACTCTTCGGTAACGGCTGGGCATTCGATGCGACAGGCCGTTGGAGCTATTTGCCACTGTTCGCGCAAACCACGCTCGGCAAGACACCGGACGAGCTCAACGCTTCAGTTGCAGAAGGAGACATAAGTTGGAAGCAACTGCTCCATCCCGATGAGTACGAGGCGGTGGCGGAAAAGTGGAGGCATTGCCTGCGCACCGGCGAGATGTTCAATGCCGAGTTTCGCATCCGGCGAAAGAGCGGATTTGCATGGGCGAGGAGCGCCGCCCGCGCTGTTTTCGATGAGCGGGGCCAGATCACCGGCTGGTATGGCACATCAATCGACATCGACGTCCATCGGAGGACTGCAGCGGCGCTGCAGGAGCGAGAAAATTCCCTTTCACACCTCGTTGACTTGGTTCCTTGCCATCTCTGGCGATTGAACGCGGATGGCGAACCGACGTTTATGAACAAACGGATGGTCGACTACGTTGGATGGGACATCACCGCTGCGGATGAACCTGACAAGCCGCGACTTGACGCGATATTCGATACAATCCATCCCGACGATGCAGACGGCGTTCGGCCGCACTTGGCGAAAGTCTGGCCACGGGACAGAGCCTTGGGAGACGTTATCGCGTGCGGCGCGCAGACGTGGTCTTTCGCTGGAAGTCAGTTCACGCCGAGCCGGTGA
- a CDS encoding PAS domain-containing protein, which yields MDALPIHINSWTPTGEITYTNTRFVEALGLPHMTFEGFFAAVLALVHPEDVERFRKTITQGLRAGDAFGVRYRRSVDGAFRWRETRFEPRRDLDGVTVEWFGLAIDVDDDVRMQEALSLAQANLARASQGRKPCRVLRINCS from the coding sequence GTGGACGCATTGCCAATACACATTAACAGTTGGACCCCAACCGGAGAAATAACTTACACCAATACAAGGTTCGTGGAGGCGCTCGGACTCCCGCACATGACGTTCGAAGGTTTTTTTGCCGCGGTCCTGGCGCTAGTTCATCCCGAAGATGTAGAAAGATTCCGAAAAACGATCACACAGGGCTTACGGGCTGGGGATGCCTTTGGGGTGCGATATCGGCGTTCTGTGGATGGCGCTTTTCGATGGCGGGAGACCAGGTTTGAGCCTCGGCGGGACCTGGATGGGGTGACAGTTGAATGGTTTGGGCTTGCGATTGACGTTGACGACGACGTCCGAATGCAGGAAGCCCTGAGCCTTGCCCAGGCCAACCTCGCGCGCGCCAGCCAAGGCCGCAAGCCTTGCCGAGTTCTCCGCATCAATTGCTCATGA
- a CDS encoding sensor histidine kinase, whose protein sequence is MPRPTSRAPAKAASLAEFSASIAHEIAQPLTAVSTSSDACRRWLLMDPPNIERALMALKGVQGGANRAGDVVARIRALFKHSVDGRTTAALSAVIDETCGLLADEAVYRRVRIDVEMHDELPLFAFDRVQVQQVLINLIRNGMQAMEAVADNRILAIRAFRAGDMVQVEISDTGPGVESPEMIFQPFFTTKSEGLGMGLAICRSIVESHCGRLWVEQGNPNGANFVFTLPVIAPGPSVHAWPGSNEFRTDLSQTGG, encoded by the coding sequence TTGCCCAGGCCAACCTCGCGCGCGCCAGCCAAGGCCGCAAGCCTTGCCGAGTTCTCCGCATCAATTGCTCATGAAATAGCACAACCATTGACTGCCGTATCGACGAGTTCGGACGCGTGCCGGCGTTGGCTCTTAATGGATCCTCCGAACATTGAGCGCGCGCTGATGGCTTTGAAAGGCGTCCAGGGCGGCGCGAACCGCGCTGGTGATGTGGTGGCGCGGATCCGCGCATTGTTCAAGCATTCGGTCGACGGAAGGACGACAGCGGCCCTCAGCGCCGTCATCGACGAGACATGTGGTCTTCTGGCCGACGAAGCCGTATATCGCCGCGTTCGAATTGACGTGGAGATGCACGACGAACTGCCGCTTTTTGCCTTTGATCGCGTGCAGGTTCAACAGGTTCTGATCAATTTGATCCGTAACGGGATGCAGGCGATGGAGGCTGTTGCCGACAACAGAATTCTTGCAATTCGCGCCTTTCGGGCCGGCGACATGGTGCAGGTTGAGATCAGCGACACGGGTCCCGGCGTCGAGTCGCCTGAGATGATATTCCAACCGTTTTTCACGACCAAGAGCGAAGGCTTGGGTATGGGGCTGGCAATCTGCCGATCGATCGTCGAATCCCATTGCGGCCGGCTCTGGGTTGAACAAGGCAACCCGAACGGCGCAAACTTTGTCTTTACGCTGCCCGTCATAGCCCCCGGTCCGTCTGTTCACGCGTGGCCGGGATCGAACGAGTTTCGTACGGATCTGTCGCAAACCGGAGGGTAA
- a CDS encoding type II toxin-antitoxin system VapC family toxin, producing the protein MILADTSIWIDHFRHTDPELRKIIEEDRLLCHPAVIGELALGSLRDRTSVIAFLTAQREALVATHDEVVMMIDRHAIFSMGIGYTDAHLLASVLLDQRVVLWTRAKRLRAAAEKAGASLHTPAHAGN; encoded by the coding sequence GTGATCCTTGCCGACACTTCAATCTGGATTGATCATTTCCGGCATACCGATCCCGAACTGCGTAAGATTATTGAGGAAGATCGTCTCCTCTGCCATCCGGCCGTGATCGGAGAGCTCGCACTTGGCAGCCTTAGGGATCGCACCAGCGTGATAGCATTCCTGACGGCTCAGCGCGAAGCGCTCGTCGCAACGCACGACGAAGTCGTGATGATGATAGATCGCCACGCTATTTTTAGCATGGGCATTGGCTACACGGATGCCCATTTGCTGGCTTCGGTTCTCCTCGATCAGCGAGTGGTTTTGTGGACCAGAGCCAAGCGTTTGCGGGCAGCGGCAGAAAAGGCGGGGGCGTCGCTGCACACCCCTGCTCATGCGGGGAACTAA
- a CDS encoding type II toxin-antitoxin system VapB family antitoxin: MRSTINLDDTLVERAKSLTGTKETAALVRQALETLVRVESGKRLIALGGTMPDAEAAPRRRSPAAK; this comes from the coding sequence ATGCGATCGACTATCAACCTCGACGACACTCTCGTGGAAAGGGCTAAGTCCCTAACCGGCACGAAGGAAACCGCCGCTCTGGTCCGCCAGGCATTAGAGACGCTTGTTCGTGTGGAGTCAGGAAAACGCCTCATCGCGCTCGGAGGAACGATGCCGGATGCGGAGGCCGCTCCACGCCGCCGGAGCCCAGCTGCCAAGTGA
- a CDS encoding type II toxin-antitoxin system Phd/YefM family antitoxin translates to MEWQLQDAKNQFSKVVQKARHEGPQIVTLRGERTAVVLSARDYDALRAGRPTLVDDLLGGPAWDDQLADAVNVRIKTPSRDVAF, encoded by the coding sequence ATGGAATGGCAACTACAGGACGCCAAGAACCAGTTCTCGAAGGTGGTACAGAAGGCGCGCCATGAGGGGCCGCAGATTGTCACGCTGCGCGGTGAGCGCACCGCCGTCGTGCTGTCCGCTCGTGACTACGACGCCCTACGCGCTGGCCGGCCGACTTTAGTCGATGATCTGCTTGGAGGTCCCGCTTGGGACGATCAACTCGCTGATGCGGTTAATGTACGTATCAAGACGCCGAGTCGCGACGTGGCCTTCTGA
- a CDS encoding type II toxin-antitoxin system VapC family toxin: MYLVDTNIVSEARRGTSQAVSWLRSVDPLSIHLSALTLGEIMRGIALKQESDPKTAAHLTEWLRKLRHDHGDRILPITDQIAVEWGRIAAIRPRGDIDGLIAATAIVHDLILVTRNVKDFEDTDASVINPWETSA, encoded by the coding sequence ATGTATCTGGTTGACACAAACATTGTCTCAGAGGCGCGACGTGGGACGTCGCAAGCCGTGTCTTGGCTGCGCTCTGTCGATCCGCTCAGCATTCACTTGAGTGCGCTCACCCTCGGCGAAATCATGCGCGGCATTGCCCTCAAACAGGAGTCGGATCCGAAGACTGCCGCGCACCTCACCGAATGGCTGCGCAAACTGCGCCACGACCATGGCGACCGCATTTTGCCCATAACTGACCAAATCGCGGTCGAATGGGGCCGCATCGCGGCAATCCGGCCCCGTGGCGATATCGACGGGTTGATCGCCGCGACTGCCATCGTTCACGATCTCATCCTTGTCACACGCAACGTCAAGGATTTCGAAGACACCGATGCTTCCGTGATCAATCCTTGGGAAACGTCGGCGTGA
- a CDS encoding ABC transporter substrate-binding protein: MRKVTKALMGMSSALVLSTAIPGMAKADELTLCWAAWDPANALVELSKDFTAATGTAMKFEFVPWPNFADRILNELNSGGKLCDLLIGDSQWLGGSAENGYYVKLNDFFDKEGIKMSDFAEAAVNAYSTWPKGTPNYWALPAMGDANGWFYRKDWFAKPDLQAEFKGKYGRDLGPPQTWDELKQVAEFFTGREIDGQKVYGAAIFTERASEGITMGATSALYPYGFKYETTPGKYDMDGAVNSPDSVAGLEAYKALYKCCQPPGYTDSYMGEGLDAFKSGQVAMAMNWFAFFPGLYKDEKVGGDKIGFFVNPKQKVAASTLGGQGISVVANTDNMDGALAYIKWFAQPDVQKKWWALGGYAVHNAVLNDPSFKTSQPFAADFLVAMNQVQDFWQEPSYAILLQAMQKRLHDYVVADQGTAQEALDSLVNDWKEIFEDEGKL, from the coding sequence ATGCGGAAGGTGACGAAGGCCCTGATGGGCATGTCGTCGGCACTCGTGCTGTCGACGGCGATACCGGGAATGGCGAAGGCTGATGAATTGACGCTATGCTGGGCAGCCTGGGATCCGGCGAATGCGCTGGTAGAACTCTCCAAGGATTTTACCGCAGCGACCGGCACCGCGATGAAGTTTGAGTTCGTGCCGTGGCCGAATTTCGCCGACCGCATTCTCAACGAGCTCAATTCGGGCGGCAAGCTCTGCGATCTCCTGATCGGCGACAGCCAGTGGCTCGGCGGCTCCGCCGAAAACGGGTACTACGTGAAGCTCAACGATTTCTTCGACAAGGAAGGGATCAAGATGAGCGACTTCGCCGAAGCCGCGGTCAATGCCTACTCCACCTGGCCGAAGGGTACGCCGAACTATTGGGCGTTGCCGGCCATGGGCGACGCCAATGGCTGGTTTTATCGCAAGGATTGGTTCGCCAAGCCCGACTTGCAGGCCGAGTTCAAAGGGAAGTACGGTCGTGACCTCGGCCCGCCGCAGACCTGGGACGAACTGAAGCAGGTCGCCGAATTCTTCACCGGTCGCGAAATCGATGGCCAGAAGGTCTATGGCGCGGCGATCTTCACCGAACGCGCCTCCGAGGGCATTACCATGGGCGCGACCTCGGCGCTCTATCCCTATGGCTTCAAATACGAGACGACACCGGGCAAATACGATATGGACGGCGCGGTCAATTCGCCCGACTCCGTTGCCGGCCTCGAGGCCTATAAGGCGCTTTACAAGTGCTGCCAGCCGCCCGGCTATACCGACAGCTACATGGGCGAGGGGCTCGATGCCTTCAAGTCCGGCCAGGTGGCGATGGCGATGAACTGGTTCGCCTTCTTCCCGGGCCTCTACAAGGACGAGAAGGTTGGCGGCGACAAGATCGGCTTCTTCGTCAATCCCAAGCAGAAGGTCGCCGCCTCGACGCTCGGCGGGCAGGGGATATCCGTCGTGGCCAACACCGACAACATGGACGGCGCACTCGCCTACATCAAATGGTTCGCCCAGCCCGATGTCCAGAAGAAGTGGTGGGCGCTCGGCGGCTACGCCGTGCACAACGCGGTCCTGAACGATCCGTCTTTCAAGACTAGCCAGCCCTTTGCGGCCGATTTCCTCGTCGCAATGAACCAGGTGCAGGACTTCTGGCAGGAGCCGTCCTACGCGATCCTGCTGCAGGCCATGCAGAAGCGCCTGCACGACTATGTCGTCGCCGACCAGGGCACGGCGCAAGAGGCACTCGACTCTCTCGTCAACGACTGGAAGGAAATCTTCGAGGACGAAGGCAAGCTCTAG
- a CDS encoding carbohydrate ABC transporter permease, whose protein sequence is MTDAPSTIAERSADVLARATPTTIAVRVRGLSDRAIAWLFITPTIALLLAINIFPLIWAVYLSFTNFRANRPNAEVEGVGLRNYRRVLNDPDIWIAMQTTAHFVFWTILLQTVIGFALAYLIDRKFRGHAFWTTVILIPMMLSPAVVGNFWRFLYQPQIGLFNYIVSFFTGIPPSSFEMLGSVTLAPWAIIIVDTWMWTPYVMLICLAGLRSIPDYIYEAAEVDRASTWRQFWSITVPMALPFIMLAVLFRGIENFKMFDMVMLLTGGGPGSTTEVASITLKREAFESWLTGRSSAFAIILFVAVFGLANIYVKALNKVKQR, encoded by the coding sequence GTGACCGATGCCCCTTCGACCATTGCGGAGCGATCCGCCGACGTGCTTGCCCGCGCGACGCCGACGACGATCGCAGTTCGGGTGCGCGGCCTTTCGGACCGCGCCATCGCCTGGCTCTTCATAACGCCGACGATCGCCTTGCTGCTTGCGATCAATATCTTCCCGCTGATCTGGGCGGTCTATCTGTCCTTCACGAATTTCCGCGCGAACCGCCCCAACGCCGAGGTCGAGGGCGTCGGCTTACGCAACTACCGGCGAGTGCTGAACGATCCGGACATCTGGATCGCCATGCAGACGACCGCGCATTTCGTCTTCTGGACGATCCTGCTGCAGACCGTCATCGGCTTCGCGCTCGCCTATCTGATCGACCGCAAGTTCCGCGGCCATGCCTTCTGGACGACGGTCATCCTCATCCCGATGATGCTGTCGCCGGCGGTGGTCGGTAATTTCTGGCGGTTCCTGTACCAGCCGCAGATCGGCCTCTTCAATTATATCGTCTCGTTCTTCACGGGCATTCCGCCGTCATCCTTCGAGATGCTCGGTTCGGTGACCTTGGCCCCCTGGGCGATCATCATCGTCGATACCTGGATGTGGACGCCTTACGTCATGCTGATCTGCCTCGCCGGCCTCAGATCCATTCCGGACTACATCTACGAGGCGGCCGAGGTCGATCGCGCCTCCACTTGGCGGCAATTCTGGTCGATCACCGTGCCAATGGCCTTGCCCTTCATCATGCTCGCCGTGCTCTTCCGCGGCATCGAGAATTTCAAGATGTTCGACATGGTGATGCTGCTGACGGGCGGAGGGCCTGGTTCGACCACCGAGGTTGCGTCGATCACGCTGAAGCGCGAAGCCTTCGAAAGCTGGCTCACCGGACGGTCTTCTGCCTTCGCGATCATTCTTTTCGTCGCCGTGTTCGGCCTCGCCAACATCTACGTCAAAGCGCTCAACAAGGTGAAACAGCGATGA